The Desulfovibrio legallii region CCGGTCATGGCCCTGTGGTTCGCGGTTCTGGCCGCATCGGGCCTGGTGGCCCTGACGCAGGCCCCGCAGGTGCTCAAGGCCCTGAACCCCTGGTATGGACTGGACTTCATGCTGCACAACGGGCTGAAAGGCTTTTTTGTGCTTTCCGAGGTCATCCTCTGCGCCACGGGCGGCGAGGCTCTCTATGCGGATATGGGGCATATGGGCCGGAAGCCCATTCTGGTAGCCTGGGGGATGGTTTTCTGCGCTTTGGTGCTGCACTATATGGGCCAGACGGCCTTTCTCATCGGGCACCCACAAGTGGACAACGTGCTGTTTTCCCTGATTCACAGCCAGGCGCCGCTGCTCTACATCCCCTTTCTGACGCTCTGTCTTCTGGCCACGGTCATCGCTTCCCAGTCGCTCATCAGCGGGCTGTTTTCCATTATGTACCAGAGCATGGCCACCCACATCATGCCCCTGTTCAAGGTAGACTACACCTCGCCGGAGCTGCACTCCCAGATCTACATCAATACGGTCAACTGGGCGCTCTGCCTGGCTGTCATCATGGTCATCTGCGGCTTCGGAGAGTCGCACCGGCTGGCCGCCGCCTACGGTCTGGCCGTCACGGGCAGCATGACCATCACGGCCGTATTCATGGTCTGGATTTTTGGCCTGCGCGGCCGAAAGGGGCACTGCGCCCTGGCTCTGGGCATCTGCGCCCTGGACGTGGTTTACCTGCTGGCAAACTTTTACAAGCTGCCGCACGGGGGCTACTGGTCCATCGTCATTGCGCTGGCGCCCCTTTCGCTCATTTTGATTTATACTTGGGGGCAACGGGCCGTGTACGCGCGCATGCGGCCCATGCGGCAGAAGATCTTTCTGCCCGCTTTTGCGGCCCTGCGCCGCAAAAACCGCCCCATTTCGGGCACGGCCATCTTTTTTCTGCGCAGTTTGGACACTGTTTCGCCTTATATTGTGAAGACCATCTTCATGAACGGCATCATGTACGAGCGCAACATCATGCTGAGCGTGGCGCGCACGTATGAGCCCCTGGGGCTGGAATGGCAGATGACGGCGGGCCCTGCGGACGGGCTGAGCGTATTTGCAATCAGCGCGGGATATATGGAGGTTGTGGATATCGCCGCCATTCTGGCAGCGGCGGGCATCCGGCCCAGAGCCATCTTCTATGGCGTGGAGGACATCATCACCACCAGACCTCTGGGCAGGATTTATGCCCTGATCAAGCGCCTGGCCCCCTCTTTTGTGCAGTTCTACAAACTGCCCAGCCATGCGGTGCATGGGGTGGTAAGCCGGGTGACGCTGTAAAAAATCAGGCGGCTTCCTGCGGGCAGGGCAGGCCGGCGGCGCGGCGGCGGGCCAGCAAGTCTTCCAGAATATTCCAGCCCACAAACAAGCCGCCGTAGCCCTTGCCCAGGCTGATGGCAGGTTTGTTGGCCCCGTGGTAATCGGAACCGCCGCTGACGCCCAGGCCGAAGCGCTTGGCCAAGGCCAGGCAAGTGCGCACATCCTGCTGCGAGTGCTCACTGTGGTAGGCTTCAATGGCGTCCAGGCCGCAGTCTTTGAGGCGGCCCAGCATTTTTTCCAGCCAGCCTTCCGGAGCCTTCCAGAGCAAGGGGTGGGCCAGGCTCACGGTGGCGCCCAGACGGGCCAGCAAGGCCACGCCGTCTTCGGGCTCCAGTACGGCCTTGGGCAGATAGGCCTTGCCCTTGCATCCCAGATAAACGCGAAAGGCCTCGCCGGGGTCCCGCACATAGTTCTTGCGCACCAGCACGGCCGCAATGTGCGGGCGGCCCACGCTTTCCCCCTTGGCCTCGGCCCGCACCTCGTCCATACTCACCTCCAGCCCCAGGGCCTGGAGTTTGGCCACAATGCCCACGTTGCGCTCGTCCCTTTTAGCGCGCAGCCAGATCAGTTTTTCCTGCAGGGGGGCAACGTTCTGCGGCAGCCAGAGGCCCAGAATGTGCAGCTCGCCCAGCTCCGTGCCGGTGGATATTTCGCAGCCGCGCACCAGCATGACGCCCGCTTCTCTGCCTGCGGCGGCGGCCTCGTCCAGGCCGGACAGGGTATCGTGGTCGGTTACGGCCACAGCGGCCAACTGGGCTTTGGCCGCATTGCGCACGAGCTCGGCGGGGGTGTCGGTGCCGTCTGAAGCGGTGGTGTGGGTGTGGAGATCTATACGTCGCATGGCGCGTCCTGGTTGCAGATTTCCCTGGTCAGCCGCCGCGTCGCCGACCCCTGACGCGGAGTCGCACCGGCGCTGCCGGGCACTGCGAAGATACCAGTATACCGCAATGAGGCGCAAGCGGGCAAGTCTTGAACTCGCCGACACAAGCGCCTATACTGTTTTTTTACCTGTCTGGAGGAACCCATGCCCCTGGAAACCGGAGAATTGCTGCGTATTCTGGCCTGCCCGCGCTGCCTGGGCGGGCTCAAAGCCCTGGAAGAAAGTGGTGAAACCGTTGGTCTGGCCTGCCCGGCCTGCAAGGTGGTCTACCCCGTGCGGGAGGACATCCCCATCATGCTGGACGAAGAGGCCAAGGACCGCCCCACATGGGATGCCGGCCATCCCCAGGCCGTGGAGCGCGGCTGATGCGCCTGCTGGTAGCTTCGGACCTGCACGGTTCCTTGCCGGCCCTGCATTTTTTGCTGGAGCGGGCCAATGAGCTGCGCCCGGACCTGCTGGTGCTGCTGGGCGATCTGGTCTACCACGGGCCGCGAAATCCGCTGCCTGCGGGTTATGACACGCCGCAACTGCTGCGTACCATGCCGGATCTGACCGCTCTGCCCTGCCCGGTCACCGCCGTGCGCGGCAACTGCGACGCCGAAGTGGACCTGGCCCTGCTGCCCTTTCCCGTGGCGGACAACGCCTGGATCGCCGTGGACGGCCTGCGCGTCTTTGCCAGCCACGGGCACCATGTGCCCGAACGGCCGCCCTGCCCCGGCTTTGCGCGCGGCACGGTGCTGCTGCGGGGGCACACCCACGTGCCGCGCGGCGAAACCCTGGACGGGCTGCACTTCTGGAATCCGGGCTCCCTGGCCCTGCCCAAGGGCGGCTTTCCGCCCAGCTACGGGCTGTATGCGGACGGCGTCTTCCGCGTTCTGGACACGCACGGCGGCGAAGTGCTGCGCCACGCCCCCACGGTCTGAAACTCCCATGCCCGCCTCCTGTCATCCCCTCTTGTCTGCCCCGACGCGGCACGGTGCTGCGGCATGAAAGCATGGGCCCCGCTGTTTACGCTCCGGCCCGGCTGCCGCCTCGTGCTGGCTTCGGCTTCACCCCGTCGCCGGCAGTTCCTGGAAGAATGGGGGCTGCCTTTCACCCTGGCCCAGCCCACGGGGGCAGAACCGCGCCCCGCGCCCGGCGAAACCCCTGAGGCCTACACCTGCCGGGCTGCGGCAGCCAAGGCGACGGCTGCAGCCCAGGGGCTTGCCGCAACGGAGCGGGGCCACAGCCTGGTGCTGGCCGCGGATACGGTGGTGGCCCTGGAAGGCGACATCCTGGGCAAACCTCGCGACAGGGCGCACGCGCTGGAAATGCTGCTGCGCCTCAACGGCCGTGAACATACGGTAGTCAGCGCCGTGTGTCTGACGCCGCCGCAAGGGACAGTGCGGGTCTTCAGCGACGTAAGCCGGGTGCGCTTCGGACGCTGGCCTGAGGCGGCGTTGCGGGCCTACGCCCACACGGGCGAACCCGACGACAAGGCCGGGGCCTACGCCATTCAGGGGCAGGGAGCTTTTCTTGTGGACAGGGTGGAAGGTTCGTGGAGCACGGTGGTGGGCCTGCCGCTGGCCCCGCTGGCGCAGGCCCTGCTGGCAATGGGCTGGATGCGGCCCGCAGACGGGC contains the following coding sequences:
- a CDS encoding Maf family nucleotide pyrophosphatase, translating into MKAWAPLFTLRPGCRLVLASASPRRRQFLEEWGLPFTLAQPTGAEPRPAPGETPEAYTCRAAAAKATAAAQGLAATERGHSLVLAADTVVALEGDILGKPRDRAHALEMLLRLNGREHTVVSAVCLTPPQGTVRVFSDVSRVRFGRWPEAALRAYAHTGEPDDKAGAYAIQGQGAFLVDRVEGSWSTVVGLPLAPLAQALLAMGWMRPADGHGQGA
- a CDS encoding Trm112 family protein → MPLETGELLRILACPRCLGGLKALEESGETVGLACPACKVVYPVREDIPIMLDEEAKDRPTWDAGHPQAVERG
- the yfcE gene encoding phosphodiesterase, yielding MRLLVASDLHGSLPALHFLLERANELRPDLLVLLGDLVYHGPRNPLPAGYDTPQLLRTMPDLTALPCPVTAVRGNCDAEVDLALLPFPVADNAWIAVDGLRVFASHGHHVPERPPCPGFARGTVLLRGHTHVPRGETLDGLHFWNPGSLALPKGGFPPSYGLYADGVFRVLDTHGGEVLRHAPTV
- a CDS encoding KUP/HAK/KT family potassium transporter gives rise to the protein MEQQKATPANVIKSLGLVFGDIGTSPIYTLAVVFMLTARTEAHFVGILSLIIWTLLLLVTVEYAWLAMSLSKGGEGGTIVLLSLLRPLLRSNRSARAATLLAYVGISLLMGDGVITPAISILSAVEGLTVIPGLEGLPRGVLVGIALSIALILFTLQRRGSGALAAVFGPVMALWFAVLAASGLVALTQAPQVLKALNPWYGLDFMLHNGLKGFFVLSEVILCATGGEALYADMGHMGRKPILVAWGMVFCALVLHYMGQTAFLIGHPQVDNVLFSLIHSQAPLLYIPFLTLCLLATVIASQSLISGLFSIMYQSMATHIMPLFKVDYTSPELHSQIYINTVNWALCLAVIMVICGFGESHRLAAAYGLAVTGSMTITAVFMVWIFGLRGRKGHCALALGICALDVVYLLANFYKLPHGGYWSIVIALAPLSLILIYTWGQRAVYARMRPMRQKIFLPAFAALRRKNRPISGTAIFFLRSLDTVSPYIVKTIFMNGIMYERNIMLSVARTYEPLGLEWQMTAGPADGLSVFAISAGYMEVVDIAAILAAAGIRPRAIFYGVEDIITTRPLGRIYALIKRLAPSFVQFYKLPSHAVHGVVSRVTL
- a CDS encoding PHP domain-containing protein, with amino-acid sequence MRRIDLHTHTTASDGTDTPAELVRNAAKAQLAAVAVTDHDTLSGLDEAAAAGREAGVMLVRGCEISTGTELGELHILGLWLPQNVAPLQEKLIWLRAKRDERNVGIVAKLQALGLEVSMDEVRAEAKGESVGRPHIAAVLVRKNYVRDPGEAFRVYLGCKGKAYLPKAVLEPEDGVALLARLGATVSLAHPLLWKAPEGWLEKMLGRLKDCGLDAIEAYHSEHSQQDVRTCLALAKRFGLGVSGGSDYHGANKPAISLGKGYGGLFVGWNILEDLLARRRAAGLPCPQEAA